From a single Natronorubrum tibetense GA33 genomic region:
- the btuC gene encoding vitamin B12 ABC transporter permease BtuC, giving the protein MERSVRTAAWSVGLSTLLVAVVIGSAALGSVRIDPLTVAMATLNALVIPSSIVLSESTVPWIGVTVPLPGFEYTSIFSFDVSGSHQYIVENIRLPRIALAATVGFSLAAAGTVMQGFFRNPLADPSIIGVSSGAAAGAVAAIAFPALIPFGGLHLSAFVGALGTAFLVYAIATEGGRTPVATLLLAGVAIQAFLGAMISYMLVHSGDDLRQAVIWMMGHLANSTWSDVRFALPVTLVGVAVLLTYTREMNVLLLGEEDAHHLGVDVERTKLLLLALASIVTAAGVAVAGVIGFVGLVVPHIMRLLVGPDHRILLPTSALAGASFLVATDTIARLGTLSFPFGLEVSTPIVPVGIITAALGAPFFLFLLTRREVHSV; this is encoded by the coding sequence ATGGAGCGATCGGTCCGAACTGCCGCGTGGTCGGTGGGGCTTTCCACCCTGCTCGTCGCCGTCGTCATCGGGAGCGCCGCTCTCGGCTCCGTCAGGATCGATCCACTAACGGTCGCGATGGCCACGTTGAACGCCCTTGTGATCCCCTCAAGTATCGTACTGAGCGAGAGCACCGTTCCGTGGATCGGCGTCACGGTTCCGCTCCCCGGCTTCGAGTACACCTCGATCTTCTCGTTTGACGTGTCGGGGAGCCACCAGTACATCGTCGAGAACATCCGACTCCCCCGAATCGCACTCGCAGCGACGGTCGGCTTTTCGCTCGCAGCCGCGGGGACGGTCATGCAAGGGTTCTTCCGCAATCCGCTCGCGGATCCGTCGATCATCGGCGTCTCCTCGGGTGCCGCCGCGGGCGCCGTCGCGGCGATCGCGTTTCCGGCGCTGATCCCGTTCGGCGGGCTCCACCTCTCGGCGTTCGTCGGCGCGCTCGGGACCGCGTTTCTCGTCTACGCGATCGCGACCGAGGGCGGTCGAACGCCCGTCGCAACGCTGTTGCTCGCGGGGGTGGCGATACAGGCCTTCCTCGGCGCGATGATCTCATACATGCTCGTCCACAGCGGCGACGACCTCCGACAGGCTGTCATCTGGATGATGGGGCATCTCGCCAACAGCACCTGGAGCGACGTTCGGTTCGCGTTGCCCGTAACCCTCGTCGGCGTCGCCGTCTTGCTCACCTACACGCGCGAGATGAACGTCCTCCTGCTGGGCGAGGAGGACGCACACCACCTCGGGGTCGATGTCGAGCGAACCAAACTCCTCCTGCTCGCGCTCGCGAGCATTGTCACCGCCGCGGGCGTCGCCGTCGCCGGCGTTATCGGCTTCGTCGGCCTCGTCGTTCCCCACATCATGCGGCTGCTCGTCGGCCCTGACCACCGAATCCTCCTGCCCACCAGCGCGCTTGCGGGCGCGTCGTTTCTCGTCGCGACCGATACGATCGCTCGCCTCGGGACGCTTTCGTTCCCCTTCGGTCTCGAGGTTTCCACGCCCATCGTCCCCGTCGGCATCATCACGGCCGCACTGGGTGCGCCCTTCTTCCTGTTCCTGCTCACCCGTCGGGAGGTGCATTCGGTATGA
- a CDS encoding ATP-binding cassette domain-containing protein, producing the protein MSRFRGGPDGNDVSSESGPSPERASITVENLSLSFGDLSVLEGVSLTIEPGEFVGFVGPNGAGKTTLLRAISGALEPDSGTVTVGDTDVHRASSKASSRLVSVVPQDTALSFSFPIRDVVEMGRHPHRSRFSSPTREDREAVERALERTRTAELADRPIDEVSGGQRQRVVLARAIAQETPAMLLDEPTGSLDVNHQIETLELVRELVEEGRTVCAAIHDLDLAARYCDRLVMLADSGIYRSGPPADVLTGESLSDVFDATATVTRNPITGTETVTALPNADGSETREAGDGTPVRVHVLGTGPLASSVLARLETATAELEISVGPVTAGDTASETARSLDIDRLEIAPFESLSPADLTAFEERIHEADTTVVSEGVLESAGAGSRQLLETVDAVAGSIVLVRGTDDERSITEGDAVGRTDGDVFTTGDRARGLEATPETILGAIDEAVASGLESVYSRADSGSSETGSSDGESSSGVSAESSSD; encoded by the coding sequence ATGAGCCGATTCCGGGGCGGACCCGACGGTAACGATGTCTCGAGCGAATCGGGCCCGTCGCCCGAGCGAGCGTCGATCACCGTCGAAAATCTCTCGCTGTCCTTCGGCGATCTCTCCGTGCTCGAGGGCGTCTCGCTGACGATCGAACCCGGCGAGTTCGTCGGCTTCGTAGGGCCGAACGGAGCTGGGAAGACAACGCTGCTCCGGGCGATCAGCGGCGCGCTCGAGCCCGATTCGGGAACCGTGACGGTCGGCGACACCGACGTTCACCGCGCGTCCTCGAAGGCCTCGAGTCGACTGGTCTCAGTTGTGCCGCAGGATACGGCACTGTCGTTTTCGTTCCCCATTCGGGATGTCGTCGAGATGGGGCGACATCCTCACCGCTCGCGCTTTTCGTCCCCCACACGCGAGGACCGCGAGGCCGTCGAACGCGCACTCGAGCGCACTCGAACGGCCGAACTCGCGGACCGACCGATCGACGAGGTGAGCGGCGGCCAGCGCCAGCGCGTGGTGCTCGCGCGGGCGATCGCCCAGGAGACGCCGGCCATGTTGCTCGACGAACCGACCGGAAGTCTCGACGTGAATCACCAGATCGAGACGCTCGAGTTAGTCCGTGAGCTAGTCGAAGAAGGACGAACCGTCTGCGCGGCGATTCACGACCTCGATCTGGCCGCGCGCTACTGCGATCGGCTCGTGATGCTCGCCGACAGCGGGATCTATCGGAGCGGGCCGCCGGCGGACGTACTGACCGGCGAGTCGCTGTCGGACGTGTTCGACGCAACCGCGACCGTCACGCGGAATCCGATCACGGGGACGGAGACCGTGACGGCGCTCCCGAACGCCGACGGGTCCGAGACTCGAGAAGCGGGCGACGGGACCCCCGTCCGCGTTCACGTCCTCGGCACGGGACCGCTCGCCTCGAGTGTCCTCGCTCGGCTCGAGACGGCGACCGCGGAACTCGAGATTTCCGTCGGTCCAGTCACGGCGGGCGACACGGCGAGCGAGACCGCCCGATCGCTCGATATCGACCGGCTCGAGATAGCGCCGTTCGAGTCGCTCTCGCCGGCCGATCTGACCGCGTTCGAGGAGCGCATTCACGAGGCCGACACGACGGTCGTGAGCGAGGGCGTGCTCGAGTCGGCCGGCGCGGGGTCGCGACAGCTCCTCGAGACAGTCGACGCGGTGGCCGGCTCAATCGTGCTCGTGAGGGGGACGGACGACGAGCGATCTATAACTGAGGGCGACGCGGTAGGCCGAACTGACGGCGACGTATTCACGACCGGAGACCGTGCTCGCGGGCTCGAGGCGACGCCGGAGACGATTCTCGGTGCGATCGACGAGGCGGTAGCGAGCGGGCTGGAGTCGGTGTACTCGCGGGCCGACTCCGGCTCCTCGGAGACCGGGTCGTCAGACGGCGAGTCGAGTTCGGGTGTCTCGGCGGAGTCCTCGAGCGACTGA